Proteins found in one Amycolatopsis umgeniensis genomic segment:
- a CDS encoding urease accessory protein UreF, producing MNTAALILADSRFPGGGHVHSGGLEEAVARKLITHERDLPGFLSGRLRTAGSLAAVFAAAAAHAAARKVRSGHWSRLDAELDARTPSLAQREASRAQGRGTARAGKAAWPSPVLSQLLKETPRPHHPVVLGALVGVPLDAAMAVAYLAISGPASAAVRLLGLDPFAVNAVVARLSVEVRDVSLRAAEVAGADPAELPAPGSPALDLFAEAHARHHKEEVRLFAS from the coding sequence ATGAACACCGCCGCGCTCATCCTCGCCGACTCCCGGTTCCCCGGGGGCGGTCACGTCCACTCCGGCGGTCTCGAAGAGGCCGTCGCCCGCAAGCTGATCACCCACGAACGCGACCTGCCGGGGTTCCTCTCCGGGCGGTTGCGGACGGCGGGTTCGCTGGCCGCGGTGTTCGCGGCCGCGGCGGCGCACGCGGCCGCGCGGAAAGTCCGAAGTGGACATTGGTCGCGGCTCGATGCCGAACTCGACGCGAGGACGCCGTCGCTCGCGCAACGGGAGGCGTCCCGCGCGCAAGGGCGCGGAACGGCGAGGGCGGGCAAGGCGGCGTGGCCGTCACCGGTGCTTTCCCAGCTGTTGAAGGAAACCCCGAGACCGCATCATCCGGTGGTCCTCGGTGCGCTGGTCGGGGTTCCTCTCGACGCGGCGATGGCGGTGGCCTACCTGGCGATCAGCGGACCGGCGAGCGCGGCGGTGCGGCTGCTCGGACTCGACCCGTTCGCCGTCAACGCCGTCGTGGCAAGGCTTTCCGTCGAAGTCCGGGACGTATCCCTGCGCGCGGCCGAGGTCGCGGGGGCCGATCCCGCCGAACTCCCGGCGCCGGGGTCTCCGGCGCTCGATCTGTTCGCCGAGGCACACGCCCGGCATCACAAGGAAGAGGTGCGTCTCTTTGCCAGTTGA